Proteins co-encoded in one Medicago truncatula cultivar Jemalong A17 chromosome 8, MtrunA17r5.0-ANR, whole genome shotgun sequence genomic window:
- the LOC25502342 gene encoding peptidyl-prolyl cis-trans isomerase CYP59, producing MSVLMVTSLGDMVIDLHTQKCPLTCKNFLKLCKIKYYNGCLFHTVQKDFTAQTGDPTGTATAGDSIYKFLYGDQARFFNDEIHIDLKHSKTGTVAMASAGENLNASQFYITLRDDLDYLDGKHTVFGEVAEGFETLTRINEAYADGKGRPFKNIRIKHTYILEDPFDDPPQLSEFIPDASPEGKPKDEVDDEVRLEDDWVPMDEQLNPGELEEVIRSKEAHSRAVVLESIGDIPDAEVKPPDNVLFVCKLNPVTEDEDLHTIFSRFGTVSSAEIIRDHKTGDSLCYAFIEFEDKLACEQAYFKMDNALIDDRRIHVDFSQSVSKLWSQYMRKDNKGGGCFKCGSTDHIAKDCTGDATMKQPTKFIMKDNNAQRGGDKARYEMVFDGDNTESPKREMKHQRHERDDRNDKKGRKENFKDDSHRGRRDQEMAGSNNRDRHRDRSRGLEGNGDDKARLERGARDPDFHADKKDIERHMGRRHGDDDYRRKDELDSRKRDLDDRYTERRASRDDRRKTDDSHLDRRDDRDYRKRTEDSGRQDVKVDSGRRKRSPDGDDYKRRRNDEDYRQDVKIDSGRRKRSPDDGDYKRGRDHEDYRQRREGREHRRT from the exons ATGTCAGTACTGATGGTAACGAGTTTAGGCGACATGGTTATAGATTTACACACCCAAAAATGTCCCTTAACCTGCAAAAACTTCTTGAAGCTTTGCAA GATTAAATATTACAATGGGTGTTTATTTCATACTGTTCAAAAAGATTTCACTGCTCAGACTGGTGATCCTACTGGAACTGCCACTGCTGGTGATTCTATCTACAA GTTTCTTTATGGGGATCAAGCTCGATTTTTCAATGATGAGATTCATATTGATCTAAAGCATTCTAAGACTGGAACTGTTGCCATGGCTAGTGCAGGAGAGAATCTGAATGCTTCACAG TTCTATATAACTCTGCGTGATGACCTTGATTACCTTGACGGAAAGCACACT GTTTTTGGCGAGGTCGCTGAAGGATTTGAGACTTTGACTAGAATTAATGAGGCTTATGCAGATGGAAAGGGAAGACCATTTAAAAATATCCG AATCAAGCACACTTACATCCTGGAAGATCCTTTTGATGATCCTCCTCAACTATCTGAGTTCATCCCTGATGCTTCACCAGAAGGAAAACCTAAAGACGAG GTTGATGATGAAGTCCGACTTGAAGATGATTGGGTGCCCATGGATGAACAATTAAACCCAGGAGAACTTGAAGAGGTTATTAGATCAAAGGAAGCACATTCTAGGGCAGTTGTGCTTGAGAGT ATTGGGGATATTCCTGATGCTGAGGTTAAACCTCCAGATAATGTACTTTTTGTCTGTAAATTGAATCCGGTTACTGAG GATGAGGACTTGCACACAATATTTTCACGCTTTGGAACTGTCTCATC GGCTGAAATCATCCGTGATCACAAGACCGGCGACAGTTTATGCTATGCTTTTATAG AGTTTGAAGACAAACTGGCATGTGAGCAAGCATATTTTAAG ATGGATAATGCTTTGATTGATGATCGAAGGATACATGTGGATTTTAGTCAAAGTGTTTCAAAACTGTGGTCACAATACATGCGGAAAGATAATAAGG GTGGTGGTTGCTTCAAATGTGGTTCCACAGATCATATTGCTAAGGATTGCACTGGAGATGCTACAATGAAACAACCCACAAAATTTATCATGAAGGACAATAATGCCCAACGGGGTGGAGATAAAGCAAG ATACGAAATGGTTTTTGATGGAGATAACACGGAAAGTCCAAAGAGAGAAATGAAACACCAGCGACATGAAAGGGATGACCGAAATGATAAAAAAGGCAGGAAGGAGAATTTTAAAGATGATAGTCATAGAGGTCGTAGGGATCAGGAGATGGCAGGCTCGAATAACAGAGATAGGCATCGCGATAGAAGCAGAGGGCTTGAAGGAAATGGAGATGATAAAGCGCGACTAGAAAGAGGTGCAAGAGATCCGGATTTTCATGCCGACAAGAAAGACATAGAAAGGCATATGGGAAGAAGACATGGAGATGATGATTACCGACGGAAAGATGAGCTAGACTCGAGAAAAAGAGACTTAGATGATAGATACACAGAAAGACGGGCTAGTCGAGATGATAGGAGAAAAACAGACGACAGCCATTTAGATAGGAGGGATGACAGAGATTATAGGAAGAGAACTGAAGATAGTGGAAGGCAAGATGTGAAGGTTGATTCTGGAAGAAGAAAACGAAGCCCAGATGGTGATGATTACAAACGTAGAAGGAATGATGAGGATTACAGACAAGATGTGAAGATTGATTCCGGACGAAGAAAACGAAGCCCGGATGATGGGGATTACAAACGTGGAAGGGACCATGAGGATTACAGACAGAGGAGGGAAGGTCGTGAACATAGAAGGACATGA
- the LOC25502341 gene encoding GRAS family protein RAD1, whose translation MCNIVLYKIIKSLKSSQFFFFYMEDLNMWLSFYMNESVNLDFPIRRFCPARMEQDQEGECHDQETILDDVELCTFDTTTTSCLLPSSEVDDFVDSFINMDQYSDHESQEKNHQSQSFDHNFLVNDDVFGYDPTTMEDEELEICENTTITMEDEEVEMNGNFGAIPQSQASLGMNQGLDLVHTLLACAEAVGCRDNNQADLLLGKILALSSSSGDSLQRVSFCFATALKCRLSLYPQNVFSNSTLTTSTSNDVSLITRENKLEAFQLLYQTTPYITFGFMAANEAICQGSKGKSSIHIIDLGMEHALQWPSLIRSLASRPEGPPKLRITGFSTNEENNAKLRASMNLHVEEALSLGIVLEFRIISEPATPSLLTIENLGLREGEALFVNSILKLHKYVKESRGYLKSILQSIKKLSPIALTVVEQDTNHNGPFFLGRFLESLHYYSAIFDSLEASMPRNSPIRMKIERIHFAEEICNIVACEGPDRMERHERVDQWRRQLGRAGFQVMPLKCTSQARMMLSVYDCDGYTLSCEKGCLLLGWKGRPIMMASAWQVASLSYTDRAS comes from the coding sequence ATGTGCAATATAGTGTTGTATAAGATCATAAAATCACTCAAATCCTctcaattctttttcttctatatgGAAGACTTAAACATGTGGCTTTCCTTCTATATGAATGAAAGTGTTAACCTTGATTTCCCTATAAGAAGGTTTTGCCCTGCAAGAATGGAGCAAGATCAAGAAGGAGAGTGCCATGACCAAGAGACAatacttgatgatgttgaatTGTGTACTTTTGATACTACCACCACTTCTTGTTTATTACCTTCTTCGGAAGTCGATGACTTTGTTGATAGCTTCATCAACATGGATCAATATTCAGATCATGAGTCTCAAGAGAAGAATCATCAAAGTCAAAGTTTTGATCATAACTTTTTGGTGAATGATGATGTTTTTGGATATGATCCAACCACAATGGAGGATGAAGAATTAGAGATCTGCGAAAATACAACGATCACAATGGAAGACGAAGAAGTTGAAATGAATGGCAACTTTGGTGCTATTCCACAATCACAAGCCAGTCTCGGTATGAACCAAGGTCTTGACTTGGTCCATACGCTATTGGCTTGTGCCGAGGCCGTTGGTTGTAGAGACAACAATCAGGCGGATTTGTTACTTGGTAAAATTTTGGCTTTGTCGAGTTCTTCAGGAGATTCATTACAAAGAGTCTCCTTCTGTTTTGCGACGGCATTGAAGTGTAGGTTATCACTTTATCCACAAAATGTATTTTCAAATAGTACACTCACAACAAGTACTTCTAATGATGTTTCTTTGATTACTAGGGAGAATAAGTTGGAAGCTTTTCAGCTTCTTTACCAAACCACACCTTACATTACTTTCGGTTTCATGGCTGCAAATGAAGCTATATGTCAAGGATCAAAAGGAAAAAGCTCAATACATATAATTGATTTAGGAATGGAGCATGCTCTTCAATGGCCTTCGCTTATAAGGAGCCTCGCTTCGAGGCCTGAGGGACCTCCAAAGCTCAGGATAACAGGATTCAGTACGAATGAAGAAAACAACGCAAAACTTCGCGCTAGCATGAATTTGCATGTAGAGGAAGCACTCTCATTGGGAATAGTCCTTGAATTTCGCATAATATCAGAGCCGGCAACTCCTTCTCTTCTTACAATCGAAAACCTCGGCTTGAGAGAAGGTGAAGCTTTATTTGTTAATAGCATCTTGAAATTACACAAATATGTGAAAGAAAGTAGAGGCTATCTAAAATCAATTCTCCAATCAATCAAGAAGCTAAGTCCAATTGCACTCACTGTTGTAGAGCAAGACACAAACCACAATGGACCTTTCTTTCTTGGTAGGTTTCTAGAATCACTTCACTATTACTCAGCAATATTTGATTCTCTTGAGGCAAGTATGCCAAGAAATAGTCCAATTAGGATGAAAATAGAGAGAATACATTTTGCAGAAGAAATTTGTAACATTGTGGCTTGTGAGGGTCCTGATAGAATGGAGAGACATGAAAGAGTAGATCAATGGAGAAGACAATTAGGAAGAGCAGGATTTCAAGTAATGCCACTCAAGTGTACAAGTCAAGCTAGAATGATGCTTTCTGTTTATGATTGTGATGGATATACATTGTCATGTGAAAAGGGTTGCCTTTTACTTGGTTGGAAAGGAAGGCCTATTATGATGGCTTCTGCTTGGCAAGTGGCAAGTTTGTCATATACTGACAGAGCTTCTTAA